One Rhododendron vialii isolate Sample 1 chromosome 2a, ASM3025357v1 genomic region harbors:
- the LOC131315904 gene encoding uncharacterized protein LOC131315904 — MAVAMMGLEQLVRQYVMGHPPTVLTRVGGTMARGWAAQGLRRKSVRMPMQQASFAGSREERPSKRQRHSGGTEEEPITISDKTEEPIDVDLEDTSGSTVPRVTRTQKVVSSEVEEDVSEEDEEQGEDRDDSFFAFCLLTEPTCFPL, encoded by the exons ATGGCAGTGGCCATGATGGGCCTGGAGCAGCTGGTGCGTCAATATGTCATGGGTCATCCCCCGACAGTACTGACTCGCGTTGGAGGGACGATG GCTAGAGGATGGGCTGCTCAAGGACTACGCAGGAAGTCTGTTCGCATGCCTATGCAACAGGCTTCCTTTGCTGGCTCTCGAGAGGAGCGTCCATCAAAGAGACAGCGACACTCTGGTGGCACCGAGGAGGAGCCTATTACCATTTCAGACAAGACCGAGGAGCCTATAGACGTTGATCTGGAGGACACCTCCGGCAGTACCGTGCCTAGGGTGACTCGCACTCAGAAGGTTGTCAGCTCCGAGGTAGAGGAGGATGTCTCTGAGGAGGACGAGGAGCAGGGTGAGGATAGAGATGactctttttttgctttttgtcttttgacGGAGCCGACGTGCTTCCCTTTGTAG